CTATCCTTTAGATGTTTCTTACACAtcaaattcaagattcaaaagGTGGTTCTATGTTAACTACAACTTCACACTGGCATTCTTTTGGTGACCTCATTTGGTTAAAGCCATTGACACAGATCCCGGTTAAAGCCATTGACACAGATCCTAATGGCCCAACCAACAATCGCCTCATGAAACTTTACTTAGATGAGGCAAATGATGTCTGGGCATCTCAAGTTGAAGCTTTTGACTATGTCATCATCTCAGCTGGAAGATGGTTCTATGAACCACAGGTGTTCTTTGAAAATGACAAGGTTGTTGGTTGCCATTTATGCCTCAATAACAAAATCAAAAACCTTACTATGTTATATGGATACAGAATTTTAATGGGGTGACAATTTTGAGGACATTATCACCTGCGCGCACATTTTGAGAATAGGGAATGGAACAAAGGCAGTTGCAAGAGGAGAAATGAAATTGGATGGGGATGATTTGAAGCTATATTCAACTCAAGTGGAGGAGCTAAGGAGAGCAGAAAGGGAAGGGAAGAAGAGAGGCTTGAAGTTTAGATTGCTAGACATAAATGAAGCAATGGTTGTGAAGCCAGATGGACACCCTAACCATTATGTGCATTGGCCAAATGAGAATGTGACCATTTCTGATTGTGTGCATTGGTGCTTGCCAGGTCCTGTTGATAAAGATGGAAAGCTATTGAGAGGACATTTGATTTCTAAGATTATGCTAGCCCAAACCTTTGTTGCAGAAGTTTTCTTTCTGTGAgaaatttttagatttaattgCTGCCATTAGGCTATGACTGTGTTTCAATCTTGTGATGAAAGTTGAATTATAAAAAGCATATGATGTAAGTGATTGAATATCATTTTAGCAAAGATAGTACTTGAATGGAACAGAGTAATTCTCTGTTCAAATTAAGTTTCTTGGCTTTTCCAAATGCAGAAAAGTCCATTAACAAGTGCAGTTCTCAAAGAGACTCTTCAAGTGTTTATACTCTAGAAGATTCAATTAAAAGGTTAGAAATTTTCTGATAAGACCAAGTTAGCCTGGTAAGATGAAGAATATGATAGCATTAGAGCACACTTAGATGTAATAATATAAGGTCCCCACCACTCAAATACCTCTATTTTATACTTATATACTGGAATTATGGTGTTCCCAAGTGCGTTAGGAATCATTTTGCTTTGCACATGAAATATTAGAACACAATCGTTTTATATAAAGAAAGATTAATCAGACTTCCCAATTCtaagggaaaaataaaaaaaaaaagaattgcaAGAGAATACACGGTAAGACTGTTGATTTTTGACAGGGAAAATACAGGGCCCAAGGATTTGCCGAGCAAAAGTGATATATTGAAGCCGACCAGCCAATAGATGGATCGACATGAATgcaaataaatttgaaatctcTAGCATTTTTCTTTGAAATATCCCTTTCCTTCAGCAGTGTAGTTACATTTAGTATTATATCAAGTAGGTCTTGCGGCTGCTGTCTACTGAAGCATAAGTTTAGCAAACAACCTTGAGTAGCCAGTGCCTCTTTAGTTTGGTCTATTGATAACATTTCTAACATTTTGATGTACCAAAATTTAGTAAGTTTGGTGGGGCAGAAATATTTGATCTTAGCTAAATTATCAAGTAATAATAAGTATTATTTGACATTAACCAGACTCGCAAGACTCTTCAATTTTAGTGCAAAACGATACAAATGAGCATTCGACATTCTATCAAATCACCTTATAAAATTTCAcaagaattttatttaaatttttcttaaaagaaaATCAATCAAACGGGGGTTTGTCAAAAGCAGAAGGAGATTAACCTTCTTttctagaaaaagaaaaatggaaaaGAAGAGGGTAAGGAACCATATTCACACATGTGGAAAATTTCGGGTCATCAGTTCAATTGCTTTCCTCCTAAGCCACGCCATTGTCATTTAGCACTAACCCATCTACTTACATCTCAAGATACCCAACCACCATGAACTGTCTCAAGGTATTCATCAACTCTATGATTGCTGAATACTGTTTTCTGCAAGAAAAGTATATCAATACTTCTCTGATTAATCATACTTTTCAACGATTTATTGAATTTGAACTGATACTAATTGTATACTAACAGACCATTATGTGTATGTCAagcaacaattttttttttttgggcatTGAGAGTTTCTGCATTACGAGATCAAACACTCGAGCCCTGGAGTGTGCTACTAGTAAAAGACGAAACAGGCAATAATGAAAGTATTATACTACCAAAAACTCTAATTTACTAAGGAGTCATGATGACTTACCAAACAATAAAGGTGACTAGAGTTGGAGGATTTAGCTGGTGCACACAAACCTCGCCTCTTGAGAGCTGCCTAATCAACCAAAAAGAGCTGTTTCAAATTAATTAGAATGGTCATAGCATCCATGTTCAAATTACACAACTAAATCACATCATTACTTGCACCTGTATAAAATTGCACCAACTGCTAAGTTTACTTCAATCACCCTCCACCATGAAGTTTCAAGCCACTGAACTTTCCAGTGGGAAGAGCTCCCACAAAAGGCTGTTCCTGCTagccttttctttaattttccttGCCACTATCCCTCTGTGTCTGTTGAAGAATTCACGCTCACCTTTACCATCTCGTGGTGCTAATGTCAGTGAGTTGAGAAGCAGAGTAAGAGTGAAGGAGTGTGATATTTTTACTGGAAAATGGGTGCCTTATCTCAAAGGACCTTATTATACTAATGCAACATGCAATTTGATGATAGATCAGCAGAACTGCATGAAATTTGGGAGGCCTGATACAGAGTTCATGAGATGGAGATGGAGACCAGATGAATGTGAGCTTCCTTTCTTTAATGCAGTGCAGTTCTTGGAGCTTGTTAGAGGGAAATCTATGGCCTTCGTTGGGGATTCTGTGGGAAGGAACCAAATGCAATCACTGTTGTGTCTCCTAGCCAGTGTAAGCTCTCAATTGCTCATTTCCATTCAATTACTAAGCATGCTCCAGCATAATGATTCTAAATTGAAACCCAAAAAGAATGTGCTCTCATTTCTACCCTGCAACATCTTTTAGGTGGTCCAACCTGAGGATGTTTCTCACAAATATACATCAGACACAACATATTTCAGGTTCTGGTTCTATAGTGATTACACTTTTACCTTAGCCACTCTGTGGTCTCCCTTCCTGGTTAAAGCCTGTGATGCAGACCCCAGTGGTCATTCTCTCAACAGTCTCATGAACCTTTATTTAGACCAGGCTGATGAGGCATGGGCGACTCagattgaaaattttgattatgtGATCATCTCTGCTGGACAGTGGTTCTTTCGTCCTCTGATATATTACATGAATGGCCATATTGTTGGCTGTCACGACTGCAATTTAGAAAACATTACTGCTGTCTCTAAGTACTATGGATACAGGATGGCCTTTCGAACTGCTTTTAGGACCCTTCTGAGACAAAAAGGATTCAAGGGTATTACATTTTTAAGGACATTTTCCCCATCCCACTTTGAGAATGGGGCTTGGAATGCAGGAGGGAGTTGTCCAAGGACGAAGCCCTATACGAGCAAAGAAATGAAGCCAGATGATTATAACTTTGAATTCTACTTGACACAGGTTGAGGAACTAAAGAAGGCAGAGAAAGAAGGGAGGAAAAGAGGTTTGAAATTTGTGGTTCTAGCGACTACTGAAGCAATGCTGCTGAGGCCTGATGGACATCCAAACCATTATGGGCCCTTGCTGCATCGGAATGTGACCATAGCCGACTGTGTTCATTGGTGCTTGCCAGGACCCATTGACACTTGGAATGAGTTTCTGCTTTATGTAATGAAGAG
This is a stretch of genomic DNA from Manihot esculenta cultivar AM560-2 chromosome 2, M.esculenta_v8, whole genome shotgun sequence. It encodes these proteins:
- the LOC110608721 gene encoding protein trichome birefringence-like 19; the encoded protein is MKFQATELSSGKSSHKRLFLLAFSLIFLATIPLCLLKNSRSPLPSRGANVSELRSRVRVKECDIFTGKWVPYLKGPYYTNATCNLMIDQQNCMKFGRPDTEFMRWRWRPDECELPFFNAVQFLELVRGKSMAFVGDSVGRNQMQSLLCLLASVVQPEDVSHKYTSDTTYFRFWFYSDYTFTLATLWSPFLVKACDADPSGHSLNSLMNLYLDQADEAWATQIENFDYVIISAGQWFFRPLIYYMNGHIVGCHDCNLENITAVSKYYGYRMAFRTAFRTLLRQKGFKGITFLRTFSPSHFENGAWNAGGSCPRTKPYTSKEMKPDDYNFEFYLTQVEELKKAEKEGRKRGLKFVVLATTEAMLLRPDGHPNHYGPLLHRNVTIADCVHWCLPGPIDTWNEFLLYVMKREAQRSFLGELQKIV